A region from the Clostridiisalibacter paucivorans DSM 22131 genome encodes:
- a CDS encoding helix-turn-helix domain-containing protein, producing the protein MFFNFRNRNKTIRELRKKQGYTAKELAIKIKVSTSLISKIDNRKLKHIPEPLKSKLLPSLKGNK; encoded by the coding sequence ATGTTTTTTAACTTTAGAAACAGAAATAAAACTATAAGAGAACTGAGAAAAAAACAAGGCTATACTGCTAAAGAATTGGCTATCAAAATAAAAGTAAGCACCAGCCTTATTTCTAAGATAGACAATAGAAAGCTAAAACATATACCTGAACCACTCAAATCAAAATTGCTACCATCATTAAAAGGAAATAAGTAA
- a CDS encoding copper amine oxidase N-terminal domain-containing protein, producing MKFKNIVVLTIAGTVFVSSTIVSAEYNPNKKEINGPVTTTKIVTTNDDSPMDLDTDFTMVINGKGLDLKETRVYVSKDGDIMIPLRRLGKALGYEVKWNGEKRIIELIKENQYIMVKVDEDYYSFGRMAPMQLGTIPEINEGNTYVPLKFVKDVLRAQVSTDETGIINIRSDQSSNIDDLLSTKVGDIVSISKTDKDISILVEENILGSEEKSQIKLYIGDETKIVNPLTNEKLDIEDLNEGDRVRTFYGPMITYSIPPQSPAKRIEVLDEIDIKTGKITKIMTNKNSQILIGDRMNGMVLNISEETKIVNKDNEELKFEDLKEEMDVDVFHDLAVTRSLPPISNAKKIIVK from the coding sequence ATGAAATTTAAAAATATAGTTGTATTGACAATAGCAGGAACAGTATTTGTATCTAGTACAATTGTATCAGCTGAATATAATCCAAATAAAAAAGAGATAAATGGTCCTGTGACCACTACTAAAATAGTTACTACAAATGATGATAGTCCAATGGACTTAGACACAGATTTTACTATGGTAATAAATGGTAAAGGATTAGACCTAAAAGAAACAAGGGTATATGTCAGTAAAGATGGGGATATAATGATACCCTTAAGAAGATTAGGTAAGGCTTTAGGATATGAAGTAAAGTGGAATGGTGAAAAGAGGATTATTGAATTGATTAAAGAAAATCAATATATTATGGTAAAAGTAGATGAGGATTATTATAGTTTTGGTAGAATGGCACCAATGCAGTTAGGAACTATACCAGAAATTAATGAAGGCAATACTTATGTGCCTCTAAAATTTGTAAAGGATGTATTGAGGGCACAGGTAAGTACTGATGAGACGGGCATTATAAATATTCGCAGTGATCAATCTTCAAATATAGATGATTTGTTGTCAACTAAGGTTGGAGATATTGTTTCTATAAGTAAAACAGATAAAGATATTTCCATATTGGTAGAGGAAAATATATTGGGGAGTGAAGAGAAAAGTCAAATCAAATTATATATTGGAGATGAGACAAAAATAGTAAATCCATTGACAAATGAAAAGTTGGATATAGAAGACTTAAATGAAGGTGATAGAGTAAGGACTTTTTATGGACCTATGATAACATATAGCATACCTCCACAGTCACCTGCTAAGAGAATAGAAGTATTAGATGAAATAGATATAAAAACAGGAAAGATTACTAAAATTATGACCAATAAAAATAGCCAAATTCTGATTGGTGATAGAATGAATGGAATGGTTTTAAATATAAGTGAAGAGACTAAAATAGTCAATAAAGATAATGAAGAATTAAAATTTGAAGATCTAAAAGAGGAAATGGATGTAGATGTATTTCATGACTTAGCTGTTACAAGGAGTCTGCCTCCTATTTCCAATGCAAAGAAAATTATAGTAAAGTAA
- a CDS encoding sodium ion-translocating decarboxylase subunit beta: MGEVLHNFWSSTGILETSITEIIMLAIACAFLYLAIKKGYEPYLLIPIAFGMLLVNLPGTGLMAEDGLLNYLYEGTKRGIYPPLIFLCVGASTDFGPLIANPKSILLGAAAQFGIFFALIGAVLLGFPLKEAASIGIIGGADGPTAIFLTGQLAPDLLGPIALAAYSYMALVPIIQPPIIRFLTTKEERQVKMSQLRPVSKKEKIIFPIVVTIFTIKLLPSSAPLIGMLMFGNLIRESGVVPKLAETAQNSLMYIITIILGITVGAKATADVLLQESTLLIVALGLVAFSVGTISGVLFGKIMYRLSNGKINPMIGAAGVSAVPMASRVVQKVGQEENPSNFLLMHAMGPNVAGVIGSAVAAGILLNMF, encoded by the coding sequence ATGGGGGAAGTATTGCATAATTTTTGGTCTAGTACAGGTATATTGGAAACTAGTATAACTGAGATAATAATGCTAGCAATTGCCTGTGCATTTTTGTATTTAGCCATTAAGAAGGGGTATGAGCCATATCTATTAATACCTATAGCGTTTGGTATGCTTTTAGTAAATCTACCCGGGACGGGATTAATGGCTGAAGATGGATTATTAAATTATTTATATGAAGGCACTAAGAGGGGAATTTATCCGCCATTGATATTTTTATGTGTAGGGGCCAGTACAGATTTTGGGCCATTAATAGCAAACCCAAAGAGTATTTTGTTGGGGGCTGCTGCACAGTTTGGAATATTTTTTGCTCTTATTGGTGCAGTATTGTTGGGATTTCCTTTGAAGGAAGCAGCATCAATAGGCATAATAGGCGGAGCAGATGGACCTACGGCTATATTTTTAACAGGTCAATTGGCACCTGATTTGTTGGGGCCAATTGCATTGGCAGCATATTCCTATATGGCATTGGTTCCAATAATTCAACCACCTATTATACGATTTCTTACAACCAAAGAAGAAAGACAAGTAAAAATGAGTCAATTGAGACCAGTTAGTAAAAAAGAAAAAATAATATTTCCCATAGTGGTTACAATATTTACGATAAAATTATTGCCATCATCGGCACCGTTGATTGGCATGTTGATGTTTGGCAATCTTATAAGAGAATCGGGAGTAGTACCTAAACTAGCAGAAACAGCTCAGAATTCCCTTATGTACATAATTACCATAATTTTAGGAATAACAGTGGGAGCCAAGGCTACTGCAGATGTTCTGTTACAAGAGAGTACATTATTGATAGTTGCATTGGGGTTAGTTGCATTTTCAGTGGGAACTATTTCTGGGGTACTATTTGGTAAGATTATGTATAGATTAAGTAATGGGAAAATCAATCCAATGATAGGGGCAGCGGGGGTATCAGCAGTGCCTATGGCATCAAGGGTTGTACAGAAGGTAGGACAAGAAGAAAATCCATCAAATTTTTTACTTATGCATGCGATGGGACCTAACGTAGCAGGGGTTATAGGTTCAGCAGTGGCAGCAGGTATTTTACTTAATATGTTTTAA
- a CDS encoding biotin/lipoyl-containing protein: MDKYRIHLNGEVYEIEVEKVESSEPEVKTPRPVKPVKSIEPVKPVKKVESNNVDTPGNGEPVVAPMPGLITDIKVTEGERVMKGQVLIILEAMKMENEIIASKDGVVSSINISKGAQVEAQEVLITLA, from the coding sequence ATGGATAAATATAGAATTCATTTAAATGGAGAAGTATATGAAATAGAGGTTGAAAAGGTAGAATCCTCAGAACCAGAAGTGAAAACCCCAAGACCTGTTAAACCAGTTAAATCCATTGAGCCTGTTAAACCAGTCAAAAAAGTTGAATCAAATAATGTAGATACTCCTGGCAATGGAGAGCCTGTTGTTGCTCCCATGCCAGGACTAATAACAGATATTAAGGTAACAGAGGGAGAAAGAGTAATGAAGGGACAGGTCTTGATTATATTAGAGGCTATGAAGATGGAAAACGAAATAATTGCATCAAAGGATGGGGTAGTTTCTAGTATAAATATATCTAAGGGTGCTCAAGTAGAGGCTCAAGAAGTATTGATAACTTTAGCTTAA
- a CDS encoding OadG family protein, translating to MLAMSDIIKSLNVTAVSMIVVFITLFCISMILQGFKVVFKDRKSKGNISFVENKTNHKKDGNDIDIKDNQVLAAIFTAAIASSERDKMSNIRIKSIKKVS from the coding sequence ATGTTAGCTATGTCAGATATAATTAAAAGTTTAAATGTGACAGCAGTAAGTATGATTGTTGTATTTATTACTTTGTTTTGTATATCGATGATATTGCAAGGGTTTAAGGTTGTATTTAAGGATAGAAAAAGCAAAGGCAATATATCCTTTGTTGAGAATAAAACTAATCATAAAAAAGATGGTAATGATATAGATATAAAAGATAATCAAGTATTAGCAGCTATATTTACTGCGGCAATAGCTTCTAGTGAAAGGGATAAGATGTCTAATATCAGAATTAAGAGTATAAAAAAGGTCAGTTAA
- a CDS encoding oxaloacetate decarboxylase subunit alpha, protein MVKKLKVTETALRDGHQSLIATRLKTEEMLPILEKMDNVGYHAMEVWGGATFDACLRYLNEDPWERLRKIRSKVKNTKLQMLLRGQNILGYKHYPDDIVEKFIYKSVENGIDIIRIFDALNDIRNLETSIKATKKAGAHCQCAISYTTSKIHTKSYYLEKVKAMEDMGADSICIKDMSGILTPYRAYELIKAIKKITDLPIEFHNHCTSGIAQMSYMKAIEAGVDIIDTAISPFATGTSQPPTEPFVMAYKGTDRDTKLNLNLLEEIAEYFKPIKRKYIEDGTLNLKVLETEPKTLIYQVPGGMLSNLLSQLKSQNAEDKYEEVLAEIPRVREELGYPPLVTPLSQMVGTQSMMNVLTGDRYKMIPKEIKDYVKGYYGKSPAPIKENIKKKIIGDEKVITQRPADLLEDAFDKYKEEIEGLYKSEEDILSYALFPQITKKFLIDREPEVYHIELSID, encoded by the coding sequence ATGGTGAAAAAATTAAAAGTTACAGAGACTGCTTTGAGGGATGGACATCAGTCTTTGATAGCAACGAGATTAAAAACTGAAGAAATGTTACCTATTCTAGAAAAGATGGATAATGTGGGATACCATGCCATGGAGGTGTGGGGAGGAGCTACATTTGATGCTTGCCTTAGATATTTAAATGAAGACCCTTGGGAAAGATTGAGAAAAATTAGGTCTAAAGTAAAAAATACAAAACTTCAAATGCTTTTAAGAGGGCAGAATATATTGGGGTATAAGCACTATCCCGACGATATAGTTGAAAAATTTATTTACAAGTCTGTAGAAAATGGAATTGATATCATAAGGATATTTGATGCATTAAACGACATAAGAAATTTAGAGACATCGATTAAGGCCACAAAAAAAGCAGGTGCCCATTGTCAATGTGCTATATCTTATACCACCAGTAAAATACACACAAAAAGCTATTATTTAGAAAAGGTAAAGGCAATGGAGGATATGGGTGCCGATTCTATATGTATTAAAGATATGTCAGGTATATTGACTCCATATAGGGCCTATGAATTGATAAAAGCTATAAAGAAGATAACAGACTTACCCATAGAGTTCCACAATCATTGTACTAGTGGAATAGCACAAATGTCTTATATGAAGGCTATAGAGGCTGGAGTAGATATTATAGATACAGCAATAAGTCCCTTTGCAACAGGGACATCACAACCACCTACAGAACCCTTTGTCATGGCATATAAAGGAACTGATAGGGATACCAAACTTAATTTAAATCTATTAGAGGAGATAGCAGAGTACTTTAAACCTATTAAAAGAAAATATATAGAAGATGGCACATTAAATCTTAAGGTATTAGAAACAGAACCAAAGACTTTAATCTATCAGGTTCCAGGAGGAATGCTTTCTAATCTTTTATCCCAATTAAAATCTCAGAATGCAGAGGATAAATATGAAGAGGTTTTAGCTGAAATACCAAGGGTTAGAGAAGAATTAGGATATCCTCCATTGGTAACACCACTGAGTCAGATGGTTGGTACACAATCTATGATGAATGTACTGACAGGGGATAGGTACAAGATGATACCAAAAGAGATTAAGGATTATGTTAAAGGATATTATGGAAAATCGCCAGCACCTATAAAAGAAAATATTAAGAAAAAAATTATAGGAGATGAAAAAGTAATAACCCAAAGACCAGCAGATTTGCTTGAAGATGCCTTTGATAAATATAAAGAGGAGATAGAGGGATTATATAAGTCTGAAGAAGATATACTGTCTTATGCTTTATTTCCACAGATTACTAAGAAATTTTTGATAGATAGAGAACCAGAAGTATATCATATTGAATTATCTATAGATTAA
- a CDS encoding pyridoxal phosphate-dependent aminotransferase, producing MLSKKNSKISSSITLSITAKAKKMKNEGEDVISFGAGEPDFNTPKNIRDAAIKVIEGGQIGYTASSGLPELKRVICDKFYRDNRLDYEIENIVVSNGAKHALFNTFQAICNEGDEIILPIPYWVSYPELVKMAGAKPVLVETREEDGFKYTKERLLNAINKNTKAILLNSPNNPTGTVYGKEELQEIAEIAVENGIYIISDEIYEKLIYSGRHISIASLGDKIKDLTIVINGVSKCYAMTGWRIGYAACNKEIAKIMTNIQSHATSNPNTVAQYASIEALSGNQDAIDKMVDAFIHRRDYMVKKVNSINNLSCRRPEGAFYVMVNISKIIGKKLNGTEIKGSMDFAQYLLDTVKVAVIPGIGFGNDNYIRLSYATGLENIKEGLKRIEEAIK from the coding sequence TTGTTATCTAAAAAGAATAGTAAGATATCATCATCTATAACCTTATCAATTACAGCAAAGGCTAAAAAGATGAAGAATGAAGGGGAAGATGTTATAAGTTTTGGAGCAGGAGAGCCTGATTTTAATACACCTAAAAATATTAGAGATGCAGCGATTAAAGTTATAGAAGGTGGTCAAATAGGATATACGGCATCGTCTGGATTGCCAGAGCTAAAAAGGGTAATATGTGATAAATTTTATAGAGATAACAGGTTAGATTATGAAATTGAAAATATAGTTGTGTCAAATGGTGCTAAACATGCGTTATTTAACACATTTCAAGCTATATGCAACGAGGGGGATGAAATCATACTTCCTATACCTTATTGGGTCAGTTATCCTGAACTGGTGAAGATGGCTGGTGCAAAGCCAGTCTTGGTTGAAACGAGAGAAGAAGACGGATTTAAATATACTAAAGAGAGATTATTAAATGCTATAAATAAGAATACCAAAGCAATATTATTAAATAGCCCCAATAATCCAACGGGTACTGTCTATGGAAAAGAGGAGTTGCAAGAGATAGCAGAGATAGCAGTAGAAAATGGTATATACATAATTTCAGATGAGATATATGAAAAACTAATATATTCTGGAAGGCATATCAGTATTGCATCATTGGGAGACAAAATTAAAGATTTGACTATAGTGATAAATGGGGTATCTAAATGTTATGCAATGACAGGGTGGAGAATAGGATATGCAGCATGTAATAAAGAGATAGCAAAAATAATGACTAATATCCAAAGTCATGCTACATCTAATCCCAATACAGTGGCCCAATATGCAAGTATTGAAGCATTAAGTGGAAATCAAGATGCTATTGATAAAATGGTGGATGCATTTATTCACAGAAGAGATTATATGGTTAAAAAAGTAAACTCTATAAATAACTTATCATGTAGAAGACCAGAAGGGGCATTTTATGTGATGGTAAATATATCCAAAATAATAGGTAAAAAATTAAATGGAACAGAAATAAAGGGATCTATGGATTTTGCACAGTATTTATTGGATACTGTTAAGGTTGCAGTAATACCAGGAATAGGTTTTGGAAACGATAATTATATTAGGTTATCATATGCAACTGGTTTAGAAAATATTAAAGAAGGTCTGAAAAGGATAGAAGAGGCTATTAAATAG
- a CDS encoding Lrp/AsnC family transcriptional regulator: MDNTDWDIIKILQTQGRIPMKELGKMVALTPPAAAERVKKLEEKGIIAGYKAIIDPNELNRTINAFINVDMKVEKHEKFKEFVNNNKYVTQCYHVTGPYCMIIKARFDKMSALEEFIGQVQVFGNTETFIILSSPVEDKILEPIK, translated from the coding sequence ATGGATAATACCGACTGGGATATAATTAAGATTCTTCAAACTCAAGGTAGGATTCCCATGAAAGAATTAGGTAAAATGGTGGCTTTAACACCTCCTGCTGCCGCTGAAAGAGTTAAAAAACTTGAAGAAAAAGGAATTATTGCAGGGTATAAAGCTATTATAGATCCAAATGAACTAAATAGAACCATAAATGCATTTATAAATGTAGATATGAAAGTTGAAAAACATGAGAAGTTTAAAGAGTTTGTAAACAATAATAAATATGTAACTCAATGTTATCATGTTACAGGACCCTATTGCATGATTATAAAAGCTAGATTTGACAAAATGTCCGCCTTAGAAGAGTTCATAGGTCAAGTTCAAGTCTTTGGAAATACAGAAACATTTATTATTTTATCTAGTCCTGTTGAAGATAAAATATTGGAACCTATAAAATAG
- a CDS encoding D-Ala-D-Ala carboxypeptidase family metallohydrolase: MIIYDGQITKNFNIREFVCKDNFEILLNEQVLDHIFRLQKFRSWYIRPMVVSSGYRTKEYNAKVGGSPNSKHILGIATDFLLPLDELEKYNEQRIEEFYNNIKNKWIELCAQDNLGGGVGFYDKYIHLDSRSNGDYSSGSYAFWDKR, translated from the coding sequence ATGATAATATATGATGGACAAATAACCAAAAATTTTAATATAAGAGAGTTTGTTTGTAAAGATAATTTTGAGATATTATTAAACGAACAGGTGTTGGATCATATATTCAGATTACAGAAGTTTAGAAGTTGGTATATCAGGCCAATGGTAGTAAGTAGTGGTTATAGGACAAAGGAATATAATGCAAAAGTAGGGGGAAGTCCCAATAGCAAGCATATTTTAGGTATTGCTACTGATTTTCTACTTCCATTGGATGAATTAGAAAAATATAATGAACAAAGGATTGAGGAATTTTATAATAATATAAAGAATAAATGGATTGAACTATGTGCTCAAGACAATTTAGGTGGTGGAGTGGGTTTCTACGATAAATATATACATCTAGATAGTAGATCAAATGGTGACTATAGCAGTGGGTCATATGCCTTTTGGGATAAAAGATAG
- a CDS encoding dipeptidase, translated as MIFNGHSDILSDINLRRLNGEKDVFRRYHYQNFLKSGVKSAIWVIWTDPENLHRPKERTKEIINSMMEEFEEASDMLNIVKRYEDFNKGFQEDKINIVIGMEGLAHIEDDIDLIASYYKDIGLRHASLTWNEKNTLATGVSNNINGVTKLGQKAIEKIEELGMILDVSHLNQNSFWDVIDIASGPVIASHSNAKEFAKVNRNLDDRQLLAIAKSGGLVGINAVSVFVNDDKNRQDIDGLIDQIDYIKNLIGIEHIGFGFDFCDFLPTSYVGLPDPITNSITVKGLSSEADILNLINGMRQRGYTEQEINLIAYENYDNLLKKTL; from the coding sequence ATGATATTTAATGGACATTCAGATATATTGTCTGATATAAACTTGAGGAGATTAAATGGAGAAAAAGATGTTTTTAGAAGATATCACTATCAAAACTTTTTAAAATCAGGAGTAAAATCAGCTATATGGGTAATCTGGACTGATCCTGAAAATCTCCATAGACCAAAGGAAAGGACAAAGGAAATTATAAATTCAATGATGGAAGAATTTGAAGAAGCTTCCGATATGCTTAATATTGTCAAGAGGTACGAAGACTTTAATAAAGGATTTCAGGAAGATAAGATTAATATTGTAATTGGAATGGAGGGATTAGCGCATATTGAAGATGATATAGATTTAATAGCGTCATATTATAAAGATATAGGTTTGAGGCATGCTTCTTTGACATGGAATGAAAAAAATACATTAGCTACAGGTGTCAGTAACAATATAAATGGAGTTACTAAATTGGGACAAAAGGCTATTGAAAAGATAGAAGAATTGGGAATGATTTTAGATGTGTCACATTTGAACCAAAACTCCTTTTGGGATGTAATTGATATAGCATCAGGGCCTGTTATTGCTTCCCATTCAAATGCTAAGGAATTTGCAAAAGTAAATAGAAACCTTGATGATAGACAATTATTAGCTATTGCAAAAAGTGGAGGATTAGTGGGTATTAATGCTGTAAGCGTATTTGTCAATGATGATAAAAATAGACAGGATATAGATGGTTTAATAGACCAAATTGATTATATAAAGAATTTGATAGGTATAGAACATATTGGATTTGGTTTTGATTTCTGTGACTTTTTACCTACATCATATGTGGGATTACCAGACCCTATAACCAATTCAATTACTGTAAAAGGGTTGTCATCAGAAGCCGATATACTAAATCTTATCAATGGGATGAGACAACGGGGATATACTGAACAAGAAATAAATTTAATAGCTTATGAAAATTATGACAATCTACTAAAAAAAACTCTGTGA
- a CDS encoding DUF819 domain-containing protein, protein MESLIKSDQIWVLWAILTGLAAVSIYLQQNYKWASKVTSSIIALVGGLLLSNLHIIPTQSPVYDDVWNYIIPLAIPMLLFNCNVKKIWKQSGRLLGMFVIGGIGTVLGAFIGYMALHEHIPRLEYVATIMTGSYIGGGVNFVALSHAFNVPSDLVASATVADNLLMALYFFVLLALPSIPFFRKHFSHPLIDEAESIGTIAATCEQSNELQKTEITIRDIAFVFASSFIIIAVSTELANVFSAIIPKTNEFLEILNSVLGNMYFILTTITMLLATFNPKFFSSLKGAEEIGMFFMAIFMSVIGIPASIAEIIYNAPLLLVFCGIMVTMNMLTAFVGAKIFKFNLEEAIIASNANVGGPATAPAMASAKGWTSLVGPSILVSVLGYVIGNYLGIIVGNILI, encoded by the coding sequence ATGGAAAGTTTAATTAAATCAGATCAGATATGGGTCTTATGGGCCATTTTAACTGGTTTGGCTGCTGTAAGTATATATTTACAGCAAAATTACAAATGGGCATCAAAGGTTACAAGCTCAATTATTGCTTTGGTAGGTGGGTTGCTTTTATCTAATCTACATATTATTCCTACACAATCTCCAGTATACGATGATGTATGGAATTATATAATTCCTCTAGCGATTCCCATGCTATTGTTTAACTGTAATGTAAAAAAGATTTGGAAGCAAAGTGGTAGGTTATTAGGAATGTTTGTTATTGGGGGAATTGGTACTGTATTAGGTGCATTTATTGGATATATGGCTTTGCATGAACATATACCTAGATTAGAATATGTAGCTACAATAATGACTGGTTCGTACATAGGTGGTGGAGTGAATTTTGTAGCTTTATCTCATGCTTTTAATGTACCCAGTGATCTTGTTGCTTCTGCAACAGTTGCCGATAATTTATTGATGGCATTATACTTCTTTGTGCTATTGGCGTTGCCGTCCATACCTTTTTTCAGAAAGCATTTTTCTCATCCATTAATAGATGAAGCTGAATCTATAGGAACAATAGCTGCAACATGTGAACAATCCAATGAGTTACAAAAGACTGAAATTACCATTAGAGATATTGCATTTGTATTTGCTAGTTCATTTATAATAATAGCGGTGTCTACTGAACTTGCAAACGTTTTCTCTGCAATTATTCCAAAAACTAATGAGTTTCTAGAGATATTAAATTCAGTGTTAGGAAATATGTATTTTATATTGACTACTATAACTATGTTATTAGCAACATTTAATCCTAAATTCTTTTCTTCATTAAAGGGCGCTGAGGAAATAGGTATGTTTTTTATGGCTATTTTTATGTCAGTAATTGGTATACCAGCATCTATAGCAGAGATTATTTATAATGCGCCTCTACTTTTAGTATTTTGTGGGATAATGGTAACTATGAATATGTTAACAGCATTTGTTGGAGCTAAAATTTTCAAATTTAATTTAGAAGAAGCTATTATTGCTTCAAATGCCAATGTAGGTGGTCCAGCAACTGCTCCTGCAATGGCAAGTGCTAAAGGCTGGACATCTTTAGTAGGACCATCGATTTTGGTTTCTGTATTAGGATATGTTATTGGTAATTATCTAGGAATTATCGTGGGTAATATTTTAATTTGA
- a CDS encoding helix-turn-helix domain-containing protein — translation MANIGSKIRELRRAKNLNITDLSSMSGLSTGLISEIERDKVVPTITAMLKIVNALGVTMGYFFDEEKDVSALVRKNERRTIITDDKSRIYELLTPTYNRQIEFILIKLNGCTHRIEEAISHDGEECGYVIKGSMVVIVEGKRHVLHEGDSIYFNSSKPHVYESYDDNESISIWAMTPPSW, via the coding sequence ATGGCTAATATAGGATCTAAAATAAGAGAATTAAGAAGAGCAAAAAACTTGAATATTACAGATCTCTCTAGTATGTCTGGTTTAAGCACTGGACTTATTAGTGAAATTGAAAGAGATAAAGTAGTTCCCACTATTACAGCAATGTTAAAAATAGTCAATGCACTTGGTGTCACTATGGGATATTTTTTTGATGAAGAAAAAGATGTGTCTGCACTTGTAAGAAAAAATGAGAGACGCACAATTATAACTGATGATAAATCAAGGATATACGAACTTCTAACTCCTACATACAATAGACAAATTGAATTTATCCTAATAAAACTAAATGGATGTACCCATAGGATTGAAGAAGCCATTTCCCATGATGGTGAAGAATGTGGATATGTTATAAAAGGCAGTATGGTTGTAATTGTTGAAGGTAAAAGACATGTCTTGCACGAAGGAGATAGTATATATTTTAATAGCTCTAAACCCCATGTTTACGAAAGCTATGACGATAATGAATCCATATCTATATGGGCTATGACACCACCTAGTTGGTGA
- a CDS encoding PH domain-containing protein, producing the protein MADLSEIMNWTFISETEIPSDIDDILVDEEYVEVAYKTIRDVAVITNKRIIVADKQGLTGKKVEVYTIPFKSIVMYSSENAHGILDFNAEIELWTRAGKFKLNLKKGIDIRKLDKVIGKHIL; encoded by the coding sequence TTGGCTGATTTAAGTGAAATTATGAATTGGACATTTATATCGGAAACGGAAATACCATCAGATATAGATGATATCCTTGTTGATGAGGAATATGTGGAAGTAGCCTATAAAACTATTCGAGATGTTGCAGTGATAACAAATAAAAGAATTATCGTTGCCGATAAACAAGGACTGACAGGAAAAAAAGTAGAGGTATATACTATACCATTTAAGTCCATAGTTATGTATTCTAGTGAAAATGCCCATGGCATATTAGACTTTAATGCAGAAATAGAATTATGGACTAGAGCTGGTAAGTTTAAGCTTAACTTGAAGAAGGGCATTGATATAAGAAAATTAGATAAAGTTATTGGGAAACATATTTTATAA
- a CDS encoding M48 family metallopeptidase: MKFQYGTKTIEFEVEYRDRKTLEIGIEPPDNIKVKAPKIATEEYILRVVKSKAKWITRKLFEFKDVEYIRRKKEYVNGESFMYLGRNYALQIIMNKDIKESITRLYQGKFYIETNTKNQDKLRQSMERWYREKTLEKAIERIQYYKSYFDLTPNVVRVKEQKKRWASCSSKRNLNFNWRCSMAPSNVLDYIVVHEMCHMVHFNHSKAFWNLVGKIIPDYKERKEWLRHYGIRMDL, translated from the coding sequence TTGAAATTTCAATATGGAACAAAGACAATAGAATTTGAAGTAGAATACAGGGATAGAAAGACACTAGAGATAGGCATAGAACCTCCTGATAATATAAAAGTTAAAGCCCCTAAGATTGCTACGGAAGAATATATATTAAGAGTAGTAAAATCAAAGGCTAAATGGATTACTCGGAAACTATTTGAATTTAAGGATGTGGAGTATATAAGGAGAAAAAAAGAATATGTGAATGGAGAGTCCTTTATGTACTTAGGAAGGAATTACGCATTACAGATTATTATGAACAAAGATATAAAGGAATCTATAACAAGGCTTTATCAAGGGAAATTCTATATAGAGACCAATACAAAGAATCAAGATAAGCTAAGACAATCTATGGAAAGATGGTATAGAGAGAAGACATTAGAAAAAGCTATAGAGAGGATACAATATTATAAATCATACTTTGATCTGACACCTAATGTAGTTAGAGTGAAGGAACAAAAGAAAAGATGGGCCAGCTGTAGCTCAAAGAGAAATTTGAACTTTAACTGGCGTTGTTCCATGGCCCCGTCTAATGTACTAGATTATATAGTTGTCCACGAGATGTGTCATATGGTACATTTCAATCACTCAAAAGCGTTCTGGAATTTAGTAGGGAAGATTATACCCGATTATAAAGAACGGAAGGAGTGGTTGAGACATTATGGAATTAGGATGGATTTATAA